From Bacillus basilensis, a single genomic window includes:
- the cerA gene encoding phospholipase CerA has protein sequence MKKKVLALAAAITLVAPLQSVAFAHENDGGSKIKIVHRWSAEDKHKEGVNSHLWIVNRAIDIMSRNTTLVKQDRVAQVNEWRTELENGIYAADYENPYYDNSTFASHFYDPDNGKTYIPFAKQAKETGAKYFKLAGESYKNKDMKQAFFYLGLSLHYLGDVNQPMHAANFTNLSYPQGFHSKYENFVDTIKDNYKVTDGNGYWNWKGTNPEDWIHGAAVAAKQDYAGIVNDNTKDWFVKAAVSQEYADKWRAEVTPMTGKRLMDAQRVTAGYIQLWFDTYGDR, from the coding sequence ATGAAAAAGAAAGTACTTGCTTTAGCAGCAGCTATTACATTAGTAGCCCCTTTACAAAGCGTTGCATTTGCTCATGAAAATGATGGGGGAAGTAAAATAAAAATAGTTCACCGTTGGTCTGCTGAAGATAAACATAAAGAAGGTGTAAACTCTCATTTATGGATTGTAAACCGTGCCATTGATATTATGTCTCGCAATACAACACTTGTAAAACAAGATCGAGTTGCACAAGTAAATGAATGGCGTACGGAATTAGAAAATGGTATTTATGCTGCTGACTATGAAAATCCTTATTATGATAATAGCACATTTGCTTCACATTTCTATGATCCAGACAATGGAAAAACATATATTCCATTTGCAAAGCAGGCAAAAGAAACTGGAGCTAAATATTTTAAATTAGCTGGTGAATCATATAAAAATAAAGATATGAAACAAGCATTCTTCTATTTAGGATTATCTCTTCATTATTTAGGAGATGTAAACCAACCGATGCATGCGGCAAACTTTACAAATCTTTCGTACCCACAAGGATTCCATTCTAAATATGAAAACTTTGTAGATACGATAAAAGATAATTATAAAGTAACGGATGGAAATGGATATTGGAACTGGAAAGGTACAAATCCAGAAGATTGGATTCATGGCGCGGCAGTAGCAGCGAAACAAGATTACGCTGGAATTGTAAATGATAATACGAAAGATTGGTTCGTAAAAGCAGCTGTATCACAAGAATATGCAGATAAATGGCGCGCTGAAGTTACACCAATGACAGGTAAGCGATTAATGGATGCACAACGTGTTACTGCTGGATACATTCAGCTTTGGTTTGATACGTACGGAGATCGTTAA